In one Lolium rigidum isolate FL_2022 chromosome 3, APGP_CSIRO_Lrig_0.1, whole genome shotgun sequence genomic region, the following are encoded:
- the LOC124703055 gene encoding 3-oxoacyl-[acyl-carrier-protein] synthase II, chloroplastic-like gives MSAAVAPPLCTWIVAACLSATCGADDKDKKRCYGGGGGGGSGLFGTRRHLAARRRGGARSGMPIAASLHPERGPVENKKSDTKQRRVVVTGMGVVTPLGHEPDEFYNNLLQGVSGISEIEAFDCSSYPTRIAGEIKSFSTDGWVAPKLAKRMDKFMQYLIVAGKKALENGGITEDIMNELDKSRCGVLIGSAMGGMKVFSDAIEALRVSYRKMNPFCVPFATTNMGSAILAMDLGWMGPNYSISTACATSNFCILNAANHIIRGEAELMLCGGSDAPIIPIGLGGFVACRALSQRNNDPTKASRPWDVDRDGFVMGEGAGVLLLEELEHAKQRGAEIYAEFLGGSFTCDAYHMTEPHPEGEQSALASEGVILCVENALADAGVTKEDINYVNAHATSTQMGDLKEFEALARCFGQNPQLRVNSTKSMTGHLLGAAGGIEAVAAIQAIRTGWIHPNINLDNPEKNVDVSLLVGSQKERCDVKVALSNSFGFGGHNSSILFAPFK, from the exons atgtcggcggcggtggcgccacCGCTGTGCACCTGGATCGTCGCCGCATGCTTGTCTGCGACCTGCGGCGCGGACGACAAGGACAAGAAGCGCtgctacggcggcggcggtggcggcgggagcgGCCTTTTTGGCACGCGCCGCCACCTAGCTGCGCGCCGCCGAGGCGGGGCACGCTCTG GAATGCCCATTGCTGCTTCTTTGCATCCTGAAAGAGGACCTGTGGAAAATAAGAAGTCTGATACCAAACAACGGAGGGTGGTTGTTACGGGTATGGGTGTTGTGACTCCATTAGGCCATGAGCCTGACGAGTTTTACAACAACCTTCTACAGGGTGTCAGTGGAATAAGTGAGATAGAAGCATTTGACTGCTCCAGCTATCCCACG AGAATTGCTGGAGAAATCAAATCTTTTTCAACAGATGGTTGGGTTGCCCCAAAGTTAGCTAAGCGAATGGATAAGTTCATGCAATATTTGATAGTTGCTGGTAAGAAAGCCTTGGAAAATGGTGGAATCACTGAAGATATCATGAACGAGTTGGACAAATCGAGATGTGGAGTTCTAATTGGATCTGCTATGGGTGGCATGAAG GTTTTTAGTGACGCAATTGAAGCATTGAGGGTTTCTTACAGGAAGATGAACCCATTTTGTGTACCTTTTGCAACTACAAACATGGGTTCTGCAATACTTGCGATGGATCTG GGTTGGATGGGTCCAAACTACTCTATATCTACTGCTTGCGCCACTAGTAACTTCTGCATTCTGAATGCAGCCAATCATATCATAAGAGGAGAAGCT GAGTTGATGCTGTGTGGTGGCTCTGATGCACCAATTATACCAATTG GATTGGGAGGTTTTGTGGCCTGTAGAGCTCTTTCACAGAGAAATAATGACCCAACAAAAGCTTCTCGGCCTTGGGATGTG GATCGTGATGGGTTTGTCATGGGAGAAGGGGCTGGCGTGCTTCTTTTGGAAGAACTTGAGCATGCAAAG CAAAGAGGTGCAGAAATATATGCCGAATTTCTGGGTGGAAGCTTTACATGTGATGCATATCATATGACAGAGCCACATCCTGAAGGTGAACAATCTGCTTTAGCCTC GGAAGGGGTTATTCTTTGTGTTGAGAATGCACTAGCTGATGCAGGAGTAACAAAAGAAGACATTAATTATGTTAATGCCCATGCTACATCTACACAGATGGGTGATTTGAAGGAATTTGAAGCTCTTGCCCGTTGTTTTGGCCAGAATCCTCAG CTAAGAGTAAACTCAACAAAGTCAATGACTGGCCACTTGCTAGGAGCTGCAGGTGGAATAGAAGCTGTAGCTGCTATACAA GCTATAAGAACTGGTTGGATCCATCCAAATATCAATCTAGACAATCCGGAGAAAAATGTG GATGTTAGCTTGCTGGTGGGATCACAAAAGGAGAGATGTGATGTGAAAGTGGCACTGTCGAATTCATTTGGATTTGGTGGGCACAATTCATCAATTTTATTTGCGCCCTTCAAGTAA